In the Sarcophilus harrisii chromosome 1, mSarHar1.11, whole genome shotgun sequence genome, one interval contains:
- the BASP1 gene encoding brain acid soluble protein 1, protein MGGKLSKKKKGYNVNDEKAKDKDKKAEGAGAEEEETPKENETQTVAETTDVKEKKEEKTDKDSQVTANKTEEKEGEKDAATGKEEAPKSEPEKPEAVPDGKVEPQKDAEQEQAPAPTPAATSDASKTSGSSSEAKVSQASEATATSKVDDKSKEEGEAKKTEASVAPVAQETKSEVAPASDSKPSSSEAVSSSKETPAATEAPSSTPKAQEPAAPAEEIKPSEAPTANSDQTIAVKE, encoded by the coding sequence ATGGGAGGCAAGCTTAGCAAGAAGAAGAAGGGATACAATGTAAATGATGAGAAAGCCAAGGATAAAGATAAGAAGGCTGAAGGAGCTggtgcagaggaagaagaaaCTCCTAAAGAGAATGAGACCCAGACGGTGGCGGAGACCACAGAtgtgaaggagaagaaagaggagaagaccGATAAAGATTCCCAGGTGACTGCCAACAAGAccgaagagaaggaaggagagaaggatgcTGCGACTGGCAAAGAAGAGGCTCCGAAATCAGAGCCCGAGAAGCCTGAGGCTGTCCCTGATGGCAAGGTGGAGCCGCAGAAGGATGCTGAGCAGGAGCAGGCACCTGCCCCTACCCCGGCAGCCACTAGTGATGCTTCTAAGACTTCAGGGTCTAGCTCTGAGGCTAAGGTCTCCCAGGCTTCAGAAGCCACAGCAACTAGTAAAGTAGATGACAAGAGCAAAGAGGAAGGGGAAGCCAAAAAGACTGAGGCTTCCGTAGCTCCAGTCGCCCAAGAAACTAAAAGTGAAGTGGCTCCAGCTTCAGACTCAAAACCTAGCAGCAGCGAAGCTGTGTCTTCTTCCAAGGAGACCCCAGCAGCAACGGAAGCCCCTAGCTCTACGCCTAAGGCCCAGGAACCTGCAGCCCCAGCAGAAGAGATTAAACCTTCTGAGGCTCCGACCGCTAATTCGGATCAAACCATAGCAGTGAAAGAGTAA